The Erythrobacter sp. Alg231-14 genome has a segment encoding these proteins:
- a CDS encoding YbjN domain-containing protein → MRPREPEYSANDDAAPVEMLAALFEARGWDCEVVADDEMVGEVQGSWAKYQLRAIWRSADNVLQFLCMPDIRVTDEKRQRAYELLSLINEQMWLGHFDIWSNGDVLLYRHGVLLGDDGMLSIQQAQSLVECAIDECDRFYPAFQFVLWGDKSPRDALDAAMVDAAGEA, encoded by the coding sequence ATGAGACCGCGTGAACCTGAATATAGCGCTAATGACGACGCCGCGCCCGTAGAAATGCTTGCCGCTTTGTTCGAAGCGCGTGGGTGGGATTGTGAAGTTGTTGCCGACGATGAAATGGTCGGCGAAGTGCAGGGCAGTTGGGCCAAATACCAATTGCGCGCAATTTGGCGCAGCGCGGACAATGTGCTCCAATTCCTATGCATGCCCGATATCCGTGTCACGGATGAGAAACGGCAACGGGCCTACGAACTGCTCAGTTTGATCAACGAACAAATGTGGTTGGGCCATTTCGACATTTGGTCAAATGGCGACGTCTTGCTGTATCGCCATGGCGTGTTGTTGGGCGATGATGGCATGTTGTCGATCCAACAAGCGCAATCGCTTGTGGAATGCGCCATTGATGAGTGCGACCGTTTTTATCCGGCGTTTCAATTCGTTCTATGGGGTGACAAATCGCCGCGCGACGCGTTGGATGCCGCGATGGTTGACGCGGCGGGTGAAGCGTAG
- a CDS encoding tetratricopeptide repeat protein yields MPNTSRPIALLFSAAAIAAVHFLPVNAAFAQDSTAREVVQPLPSPEIQRLNRALLELARRPRRISALLEAGDASLAVDDHDAALGFYGRAADIEPDNPRVKLGLARVYIKSGRPVEAIPLLNAARTGGVPAGEVLSDQALAFDLVGDQDAAQTAYARAIELNPQDDEARRRLALSYAISNNDVGFQSTLAPLIEARDVAAIRARAFGLAILGEQERAEAIVDAVMPRDLATRINPYLAYMPRLTAAQQAAAANLGIFPRAADIGREDPRIARFAQEGAAGALLEPVGEPLGAPIAAEPPVQIASVSREVVQSAPPSVEQAEPVEANTARRTEPASPGFDLARASETETNSGSGAVSGQASSLPDIATTQVVGEQAQQSRGNPATVADAFADLRSGSDGAAMPVAGSSGDAVDLAAIEIPREAPPQAAPEPAEPEHARRIWVQLATGRDVDALRFDWRRFVRRAPELLGAFEPHVTPWGQANRLLAGPVDSRSDARALVNGLASEGLETFTYTSPEGTEIQRLR; encoded by the coding sequence ATGCCAAACACCTCCCGCCCTATCGCGCTATTGTTTAGCGCGGCCGCTATCGCTGCCGTTCATTTCCTGCCAGTAAACGCCGCGTTTGCTCAGGATTCCACCGCCCGCGAAGTTGTTCAACCGCTGCCATCGCCAGAAATTCAACGTTTGAATCGGGCGTTGTTGGAACTGGCCCGTCGCCCGCGCCGGATCAGCGCACTCTTAGAAGCAGGCGATGCGTCTTTGGCAGTGGACGATCACGATGCGGCCTTGGGGTTCTACGGTCGCGCGGCCGATATCGAACCGGACAATCCACGCGTCAAACTGGGTTTAGCGCGCGTGTACATCAAATCTGGGCGCCCGGTTGAAGCCATTCCGTTGCTTAACGCAGCGCGCACCGGCGGTGTCCCGGCAGGTGAAGTGTTAAGCGATCAAGCGTTGGCGTTTGACCTGGTCGGTGATCAGGATGCGGCGCAAACTGCCTATGCCCGCGCGATTGAATTGAACCCGCAAGACGACGAAGCGCGCCGGCGATTGGCATTGAGTTATGCGATTTCCAACAATGATGTTGGGTTTCAATCGACGCTCGCCCCGCTGATCGAGGCACGCGACGTTGCGGCCATCCGTGCGCGCGCATTTGGTCTGGCGATTTTGGGAGAGCAGGAGCGGGCTGAGGCGATTGTTGACGCCGTGATGCCCCGCGATTTGGCCACCCGCATCAACCCATATCTCGCCTATATGCCCCGCCTGACTGCGGCACAGCAAGCGGCGGCCGCCAATCTTGGTATTTTCCCGCGCGCGGCCGATATTGGCCGTGAAGACCCGCGGATCGCTCGTTTTGCGCAAGAGGGTGCAGCAGGGGCTTTGTTGGAGCCGGTGGGTGAACCACTGGGCGCTCCGATTGCGGCGGAACCACCAGTCCAAATCGCCAGCGTATCGCGCGAGGTGGTGCAGAGCGCCCCACCTTCAGTAGAGCAAGCCGAACCGGTTGAAGCAAACACCGCACGCCGAACCGAACCCGCCAGCCCCGGATTTGATTTGGCGCGGGCATCGGAAACAGAGACCAATTCTGGATCAGGGGCGGTATCGGGCCAAGCATCTTCTTTGCCGGACATCGCCACAACGCAAGTTGTTGGCGAGCAAGCGCAACAATCACGCGGCAATCCAGCGACGGTTGCCGATGCTTTTGCTGACCTCAGATCCGGATCGGATGGTGCCGCAATGCCAGTTGCCGGTTCCAGCGGTGATGCCGTTGATCTCGCCGCGATTGAAATTCCACGTGAAGCACCGCCTCAGGCCGCGCCCGAACCTGCCGAGCCGGAACATGCTCGCCGGATTTGGGTGCAATTGGCCACCGGTCGCGATGTTGATGCATTGCGCTTTGATTGGCGCCGATTTGTTCGCCGCGCGCCCGAATTGTTGGGCGCATTTGAACCCCATGTTACGCCATGGGGGCAAGCGAACCGATTGCTGGCCGGACCGGTCGATAGCCGGTCTGACGCGCGGGCATTGGTCAACGGCTTGGCAAGTGAGGGGCTAGAGACCTTTACCTACACCAGCCCAGAAGGCACGGAAATTCAGCGTCTTAGGTAA